The Elusimicrobiota bacterium region ATGACGACGAACTTGAAATTATGCTTGTCCGTTCACAGGAGATGGCTAAATATGTTGAAGATGGTGTGTTTGATTGTGGGATTACTGGATACGACTGGATTTGCGAGTCAAACGCAGATGTAAAGGAAGTTTGCGAACTTGTTTATGCCAAAAGTGGATTTCGTCCTGTGAAATGGGTTCTTGCGGCACCTAATACTTCAAAGATTAAAAAATTAAAAGACTTAAACGGAAAACGAATTGCAACAGAACTTGTAAATATCGTCAAAAAATATCTCATCAGAAACAAAGTAAAAGCAGAAGTAGAATTCTCTTGGGGTGCTACAGAAGCAAAAGCACCTCAACTTGTTGATGCTATTGTTGAACTTACAGAAACCGGTTCGTCACTTCGTGCTAACAACTTAAAAATTATTGACGAGATTCTAATATCTACAACACGGCTGATTGCAAATAAAAAATCTATTAAAAACAACTGGAAGAAAAAAAAGATTGAGAATCTAGCGATATTGTTAAAAGGTGCGCTTGAAGCATCAGGAATGGTTGGCTTAAAAATGAACCTTGAGGAAAAAAATATCGCTAAAGTAATGGATATTCTGCCAGCACTTAAACGACCAACAATTTCGCGGCTTACAATTCCCGGCTGGGTTGCGTTAGAAGTAATCATTTCCGAAAAAATTGTTAAAAAAATAATCCCCGAATTAAAACGAGCCGGTGCAGAAGGAATAATAGAATATCCATTAAATAAAGTGATATACTAAAAAGGCGTTCTCTGGTTCTTGGGTTCTTTGGTTTTTGAGTTAATATGAGTAAGATTGAAAAATTTGAAGATTTATTTGTATGGCAGGAAGCAAAAAAGTTGGTTAGCATGATTTATCAGTTATGTCAGAAAGATATACTGAAAAAAGAATTTGGACTAACAGAACAAATAAAAAGGTCATCTGTTTCAGTTATGGCAAATATTACCGAAGGATTTGGTAGATATTCATTTAAGGAAAGCAAACAGTTTTACAACAATGCACGTGGTTCTTTAGCAGAAACACAAAGTCATTTATATGTAATAAAAGAAATATCAAAATTAAACGAACCGGATTTTGAATTGGTTTATATTCAAAGTGTCAAAGTGAACAAACTTATAAATGGGTTAATTACCAATATCATAAAAAGAACAAGATGAACTCTGAAACCCGAGAACTCAAGAACTCAAGAACTGTCGTTGTCCGATTTGCTCCATCACCGACAGGTTTTTTACATATAGGTGGATTAAGAACCGCATTGTATAATTATTTGTTTGCCCGACATAACAACGGAAAATTTTTACTACGGATTGAAGATACAGATAAAACCAGATATGTAGAAGGTGCGGTTGAAAAACTTTTAGAGATATTAAACTGGTGTGGACTTGAATATGACGAAGAGCCAGTTATTCAATCTCAGAGACTTGACATCTACAAATGCTACATTGATAATCTTCTTGAAAGAAGATATGCTTACAGATGTTTCTGTACACCAGAACGGTTAGAAAAATCAAGAAAAATACAAATTGCCAGAAAACAAACACCTAAATATGATGGTTTATGCCGAAAAATTCCACAAATAGAATCAGATAAACTTTCAGAAGAAAAACCATTCACAGTAAGAATGAAAATACCGCTGGAGGAAATAAAATTTACAGATATTATCCGTGGCGAAATAAAATTTGATGGCGCTTTGATTGACGACCAAATCATCTTGAAATCCGACGGCTATCCGACATATCATCTCGCGAATGTTGTAGACGACCATCTGATGGGTATTACGCATATTATCCGCGGTGAAGAATGGCTTTCTTCAACGCCGAAACATATCCTTTTATACAGATATTTCGGCTGGACAGCACCACAGGTTGCACATCTTCCGTTATTATTAAATCCTGATAAATCCAAATTAAGCAAACGGCAGAGTGATGTCGCAGTAGAAGATTACCGAGATAAAGGTTATCTGCCAGATGCACTTCTGAATTATGTTGCGCTTTTAGGCTGGTCAACTGAAGACAGCCAGCAACTTTTTGAGAGAGCAGAACTTATACAGAAATTTTCGCTTGAACGCTGTGGAAAATCTGCTGCTATTTTTGATACCCAAAAACTGTTATGGATGAACGGCGAGTATATCAGAAAAATGTCAGTTGCTCATTTAGCTAAATGTGCAACTGAGTTTTTAGAACGAAAAGGAGTGAGCATAACCGATTCTGAATTTTTTCAGAAATGTATCGCACTTGAACAAAAAAAGTTTAACACTTTGAATGATATTTTGCAACGCGTTGATTTCCTGCTAAATGATGAGTATAATACAGATACTGATGCAGTTAAAAAAATTTTGGGAATACAGGGTATTTCTGGTTTAATTAAAGAATTGAAAGAAAAAATTATACAGATAAAAGTTTATGATGCTCAAGAATTAGAAAATCTTTTTAGAAGTTTTGCTGATGAGAAAAAAATCAAAACATCCATTATTTTTCATGCAATTCGTGTAGCAACTTCAGGTCGGCTGGAAGGACCGAGTTTGTTTCATTATTTAGAACTTTTAGGAAAAGAAAAAGTTGTAAATAGAATAGCAAAATTTCTTGAAAGATGTCACTAAATTTTATTACAGAGATTATTGATGAAGATATCAGAACTAACAAATACAACGGTAAGGTGCATACACGTTTCCCGCCGGAGCCTAATGGCTATCTTCATATCGGGCATGCAAAATCTATCTGCTTGAACTTTGGGATTGCACAAAAATACGGTGGGCTTTGTAATCTCAGATTTGATGATACCAATCCTACAAAAGAAGAAACGGAATATATTGAGTCAATAAAAAGAGATGTTCGGTGGCTGGGATTTGACTGGGCTGGAAGGGAGTATTACGCGTCAGATTATTTTGTGCAACTTTATGAGTATGCTGTTCAATTGATTAAAAAAGGGAAAGCATATGTATGCGACCTAACTGCAGACGAAGTTCGTGAATATCGCGGCACATTTACTGAAGGTGGAAAAGAAAGT contains the following coding sequences:
- the hisG gene encoding ATP phosphoribosyltransferase translates to MSTQQLKLGLPKGSLQEATFELFRKAGIKIYASERSYFPSCDDDELEIMLVRSQEMAKYVEDGVFDCGITGYDWICESNADVKEVCELVYAKSGFRPVKWVLAAPNTSKIKKLKDLNGKRIATELVNIVKKYLIRNKVKAEVEFSWGATEAKAPQLVDAIVELTETGSSLRANNLKIIDEILISTTRLIANKKSIKNNWKKKKIENLAILLKGALEASGMVGLKMNLEEKNIAKVMDILPALKRPTISRLTIPGWVALEVIISEKIVKKIIPELKRAGAEGIIEYPLNKVIY
- the gltX gene encoding glutamate--tRNA ligase, whose product is MNSETRELKNSRTVVVRFAPSPTGFLHIGGLRTALYNYLFARHNNGKFLLRIEDTDKTRYVEGAVEKLLEILNWCGLEYDEEPVIQSQRLDIYKCYIDNLLERRYAYRCFCTPERLEKSRKIQIARKQTPKYDGLCRKIPQIESDKLSEEKPFTVRMKIPLEEIKFTDIIRGEIKFDGALIDDQIILKSDGYPTYHLANVVDDHLMGITHIIRGEEWLSSTPKHILLYRYFGWTAPQVAHLPLLLNPDKSKLSKRQSDVAVEDYRDKGYLPDALLNYVALLGWSTEDSQQLFERAELIQKFSLERCGKSAAIFDTQKLLWMNGEYIRKMSVAHLAKCATEFLERKGVSITDSEFFQKCIALEQKKFNTLNDILQRVDFLLNDEYNTDTDAVKKILGIQGISGLIKELKEKIIQIKVYDAQELENLFRSFADEKKIKTSIIFHAIRVATSGRLEGPSLFHYLELLGKEKVVNRIAKFLERCH
- a CDS encoding four helix bundle protein — its product is MSKIEKFEDLFVWQEAKKLVSMIYQLCQKDILKKEFGLTEQIKRSSVSVMANITEGFGRYSFKESKQFYNNARGSLAETQSHLYVIKEISKLNEPDFELVYIQSVKVNKLINGLITNIIKRTR